A genomic stretch from Pseudoliparis swirei isolate HS2019 ecotype Mariana Trench chromosome 18, NWPU_hadal_v1, whole genome shotgun sequence includes:
- the arl8ba gene encoding ADP-ribosylation factor-like protein 8B-A: MLALANRLLDWFKSLFWKEEMELTLVGLQYSGKTTFVNVIASGHFSEDMIPTVGFNMRKVTKGNVTIKIWDIGGQPRFRSMWERYCRGVNSIVYMVDAADREKVEASRNELHNLLDKPQLQGIPVLVLGNKRDLPSALDEKQLIEKLNLAAIQDREICCYSISCKEKDNIDITLQWLIQHSKSRRS, encoded by the exons ATGCTGGCACTCGCTAACCGGCTTCTGGACTGGTTCAAGTCTCTGTTCtggaaggaggagatggagctgACGCTGGTCGGCCTCCAGTATTCGGGGAAAACCACATTTGTAAACGTGATCGCT TctgggcacttcagtgaagacATGATCCCTACAGTCGGGTTCAATATGAGAAAGGTCACGAAAGGAAACGTCACCATCAAG ATCTGGGATATAGGAGGGCAGCCGAGGTTCAGGAGCATGTGGGAGCGGTACTGTCGGGGAGTTAATTCAATCGT GTACATGGTTGACGCAGCAGATCGTGAAAAGGTGGAGGCATCTAGAAACGAGCTTCATAATTTATTAGACAAACCTCAGTTGCAAGGGATTCCT gtTTTGGTACTCGGCAACAAAAGGGATCTTCCCAGTGCTCTAGATGAAAAGCAGCTCATTGAGAAATT GAATCTGGCAGCTATCCAGGACAGAGAGATATGCTGCTACTCAATTTCCTGCAAAGAGAAAGACAACATTG ACATCACACTTCAGTGGCTCATCCAGCACTCAAAATCCAGGAGGAGCTGA